Proteins co-encoded in one Hymenobacter swuensis DY53 genomic window:
- the purU gene encoding formyltetrahydrofolate deformylase has translation MIHFLLIDCPDEPGLVYRVTEVLYRYGLNVLRNGEFVDRHDQHFFMRTEFDGPCEPKTLLQELRAALPPTARVRLRNDQPRRIVLLATKEHHCLSELLVRHFFGQLHAEILAVVSNHDTLRAITEKLGVPYHHLSAEGLSREAHEAALLTQIEYYQPEFVVLARYMRILSSEFVAHFPERLINIHHSFLPAFIGASPYAQAYERGVKSIGATAHFVTDQLDQGPIIAQSVIPTDHTQSARDMAQAGRDVEKLTLARALTLVFREQVAVHRNRTIVFE, from the coding sequence ATGATTCATTTTTTGCTGATTGACTGCCCCGACGAGCCGGGCTTGGTGTACCGCGTTACGGAGGTGCTCTACCGCTACGGCCTTAACGTGCTACGCAACGGCGAGTTCGTGGACCGCCACGACCAGCACTTCTTCATGCGCACCGAGTTCGACGGCCCCTGCGAGCCGAAAACGCTGCTGCAAGAGCTGCGCGCCGCCCTGCCTCCCACCGCCCGCGTGCGCCTGCGCAACGACCAGCCCCGCCGCATTGTACTGCTGGCCACCAAAGAGCACCACTGCCTCTCCGAGTTGCTGGTGCGCCACTTCTTCGGCCAGCTCCACGCCGAAATCCTGGCCGTCGTCAGCAACCACGATACCCTGCGCGCCATCACCGAGAAGCTGGGCGTGCCCTACCACCACCTCAGCGCCGAGGGTCTTTCCCGCGAAGCCCACGAAGCCGCCCTGCTCACCCAGATTGAGTACTACCAGCCCGAGTTTGTAGTGCTGGCCCGCTACATGCGCATTCTGTCCTCGGAGTTCGTGGCGCACTTTCCCGAGCGACTCATCAACATTCACCACAGCTTTCTGCCGGCCTTTATCGGGGCCAGCCCCTACGCCCAAGCCTATGAGCGCGGCGTGAAAAGCATCGGGGCCACCGCCCACTTCGTCACCGATCAGCTCGACCAGGGTCCCATCATCGCCCAGAGCGTCATCCCCACCGACCACACCCAGAGTGCCCGCGACATGGCCCAGGCCGGCCGCGACGTGGAAAAGCTAACCCTGGCCCGTGCCCTCACCCTAGTCTTCCGCGAGCAGGTAGCCGTCCACCGCAACCGCACCATCGTCTTCGAGTAG
- a CDS encoding DinB family protein produces the protein MQFCLNPAHVSPEFPSGYWLAPTPPASAAQWHATLQALADDRTRFLAHLHRAPDLFAPFPHGTGQSLLREALVIADHNAYHVGQIVLVRQLLGAWE, from the coding sequence GTGCAGTTCTGCCTGAACCCGGCCCACGTCTCGCCCGAGTTTCCGAGCGGCTACTGGCTCGCCCCCACCCCACCGGCTAGCGCGGCGCAGTGGCACGCTACCCTGCAGGCCCTAGCCGATGACCGCACCCGGTTTCTGGCGCATCTGCACCGCGCCCCCGACCTGTTTGCGCCCTTCCCGCACGGCACCGGCCAGAGCCTGCTGCGCGAAGCCCTGGTTATTGCCGACCACAATGCCTACCACGTGGGCCAGATTGTACTCGTGCGCCAGCTGCTGGGAGCTTGGGAGTAG